One window from the genome of Metabacillus flavus encodes:
- a CDS encoding MFS transporter, giving the protein MKNTGKLLAVSICEGLVFAYVIERLFAESRGLSVLEMQNLIIFYAVISALLEIPCGALADIWKKKYVLAAGLFICYFEFVASIFAYDLFGFSLAYLAAAIGGSLKSGVMESILYMSLKEHGREEEYVKWNGRYQFAGNTVLGFSGIAGGYLAYYTSYEITYWLSLISFPLCIYYALTLDEPKNERTDEKPIRQDIWIHLKAGISYTFKSRRLLVILLVSGISGTVLHSELYEMSMLVYPEIGISVIYFGYISFAITGSSATANLLAETYQKNGFGLKPVFAAAALAIFLFGFVEHWSAVVLVIAAISILELASPILSGMVQSRAADEFRVTITSIDAFVCNMLSIAIGLGFGYAAEFYGIGIAFQFLSVTLLMLLIFKVEP; this is encoded by the coding sequence ACCTGATTATATTTTACGCGGTAATCAGTGCATTGCTGGAAATACCGTGCGGAGCTTTAGCGGATATTTGGAAAAAGAAGTATGTGCTCGCAGCCGGTCTTTTTATCTGCTATTTTGAGTTTGTGGCTTCTATTTTTGCATATGATCTATTCGGGTTCAGCTTAGCTTACTTAGCAGCTGCAATTGGCGGTTCTCTAAAGTCAGGGGTCATGGAGTCTATTCTTTACATGTCATTGAAGGAACATGGCAGGGAAGAGGAGTATGTGAAGTGGAACGGCCGCTATCAATTTGCGGGAAACACCGTTCTTGGTTTTTCGGGAATAGCTGGAGGCTACTTAGCTTATTATACATCGTATGAAATAACATACTGGCTATCCCTAATCAGCTTTCCGCTTTGTATATATTATGCACTCACTTTGGATGAACCCAAAAATGAGCGGACAGATGAAAAACCGATTCGTCAAGATATTTGGATTCACCTGAAAGCTGGAATTTCCTATACGTTTAAAAGCAGGCGTCTGCTGGTGATTTTGCTTGTCAGCGGTATTTCCGGCACGGTGCTGCACAGTGAGCTCTATGAAATGAGCATGCTTGTTTATCCGGAGATCGGTATTTCGGTTATTTATTTCGGGTACATCAGTTTTGCGATTACCGGCTCAAGTGCAACGGCTAATCTATTGGCTGAAACCTATCAAAAAAATGGATTTGGATTGAAACCAGTTTTTGCTGCTGCGGCTCTTGCTATATTTCTTTTTGGATTTGTAGAGCATTGGAGTGCTGTCGTGTTAGTCATAGCTGCAATTTCGATATTGGAATTGGCAAGCCCAATTCTATCCGGAATGGTTCAGAGCCGAGCAGCTGATGAGTTCAGGGTGACTATTACATCCATAGATGCATTTGTCTGCAATATGCTGAGCATAGCAATCGGCCTGGGGTTTGGCTATGCTGCGGAGTTCTATGGTATTGGGATTGCTTTTCAGTTTTTATCTGTCACTTTGCTTATGCTGCTCATTTTTAAGGTTGAACCCTAG